The following proteins come from a genomic window of Candidatus Obscuribacter sp.:
- the nuoL gene encoding NADH-quinone oxidoreductase subunit L, protein MKWFVEHAGLIVAAPFLAGFLIIMGLRASKTLSMVTSIGAVLYGLFHSVAIFQALATGSYGAPHFQQNIDWFVSDSFTLSVGVLVDNLASLMLIVVTAVSLLVQIYTHGYMREDPGYSRFYAYLSLFTGSMLGLVVSTNLFQMYGFWELVGVCSYFLIGFWWSKESAAKACMKAFVVNRIGDFGFLIGILFLFFATKDFWNGIVTLGFIGDGGTTIATVIARATEAHMLDTGSLFFIACLIFMGPMAKSAQFPLHVWLPDAMEGPTPISALIHAATMVAAGVYLVARAYPIWLTPDGQMGSSLHVVAIIGAITAFMAATIAMSQYDIKRVLAWSTCSQLGYMFVGLGCGAFTGGIFHLFNHAFFKAMLFLCSGAVIHGLHGEQDIRKMGGLSKSMPITHFCFLIGCLAISGFPIFSGFFSKDEIIGAAMHTHPVIGWLMMLTAGMTAFYMFRAYFMTFTGAYRGDAHPHESPASMTWPLLVLAVPSMLSGYLGFNIANLQSAFAGASAEHGLPNHFAAFVFGPMGPHFEGCNLPLMGTSVVVAGLGIFLAFAMYQTKTIHINKTFAEAKEGFPNLLYNFSFNRWYMDDLYFGLVDRVFLPTFRTVWSFVDQVIVEGIVNGLGLITMSMGEVLKYLQNGRAQYYALVIFAAVAGIAWIAYVLPPH, encoded by the coding sequence TTGAAATGGTTCGTTGAGCATGCCGGCTTGATAGTCGCGGCACCATTTTTAGCGGGCTTCCTGATTATCATGGGGCTCAGAGCTTCTAAAACGCTTTCGATGGTGACATCGATTGGTGCTGTTCTTTATGGACTCTTTCATTCTGTTGCCATTTTTCAGGCGCTGGCCACTGGCTCCTATGGTGCGCCACACTTCCAACAAAATATTGATTGGTTTGTCTCCGATAGCTTTACTTTGTCGGTGGGTGTACTGGTAGATAACCTGGCGAGCTTGATGCTCATAGTTGTCACCGCCGTTAGTTTGCTGGTGCAAATCTACACTCACGGCTATATGCGCGAAGACCCTGGTTATTCTCGCTTTTACGCTTATCTATCTTTATTTACTGGTTCAATGCTTGGACTGGTTGTTTCCACCAACCTCTTTCAGATGTACGGCTTTTGGGAGCTCGTCGGTGTTTGCTCATACTTCTTGATTGGCTTCTGGTGGTCCAAAGAGTCTGCTGCCAAAGCCTGTATGAAAGCCTTTGTGGTCAACCGTATCGGTGACTTTGGTTTCCTTATCGGTATTCTCTTTCTCTTTTTTGCCACAAAAGATTTTTGGAATGGCATCGTCACATTGGGCTTTATCGGGGATGGTGGCACCACGATTGCTACAGTTATTGCCCGTGCTACCGAAGCTCATATGCTTGATACCGGTTCGCTATTCTTTATTGCTTGCTTGATTTTCATGGGACCCATGGCTAAATCAGCGCAGTTTCCTCTCCATGTCTGGTTGCCAGACGCTATGGAAGGTCCTACACCTATCTCCGCTTTGATCCACGCTGCCACCATGGTTGCTGCTGGTGTTTATCTTGTAGCCAGAGCATATCCAATCTGGTTGACTCCAGATGGTCAAATGGGATCGTCACTACATGTAGTGGCAATCATTGGCGCTATCACTGCCTTTATGGCTGCCACAATTGCCATGAGCCAGTACGACATCAAGCGCGTACTTGCCTGGTCAACCTGTTCACAGCTGGGCTATATGTTTGTAGGTCTGGGTTGTGGTGCATTTACCGGCGGTATCTTCCACCTCTTCAACCACGCTTTCTTCAAAGCCATGCTCTTCCTTTGTAGTGGTGCTGTTATCCACGGACTACATGGTGAGCAAGACATTCGTAAGATGGGCGGACTTTCTAAGTCCATGCCAATTACGCATTTCTGCTTCTTGATTGGCTGTCTGGCTATTTCCGGTTTCCCCATCTTCAGTGGTTTCTTCTCTAAAGACGAAATCATCGGAGCGGCCATGCACACTCATCCAGTAATTGGCTGGTTGATGATGCTTACCGCTGGTATGACTGCCTTTTATATGTTCAGAGCATATTTCATGACCTTTACCGGTGCCTATCGCGGCGATGCTCACCCACACGAGTCACCTGCTTCTATGACCTGGCCGCTCCTGGTGCTTGCAGTACCATCGATGTTGTCTGGTTATCTCGGCTTCAATATCGCCAATTTGCAGTCTGCTTTTGCTGGTGCCAGCGCCGAGCACGGTCTACCTAACCACTTTGCTGCTTTTGTATTTGGTCCCATGGGTCCACACTTCGAAGGCTGCAATCTGCCCCTTATGGGTACTTCGGTGGTCGTAGCTGGTCTGGGTATCTTCCTGGCATTTGCCATGTATCAAACCAAGACAATTCATATCAACAAGACTTTTGCCGAAGCAAAAGAAGGCTTCCCCAATCTGCTCTACAACTTCTCGTTCAACAGATGGTATATGGATGACCTTTATTTTGGTCTGGTCGACCGTGTCTTCTTGCCTACATTCCGCACTGTCTGGTCTTTTGTGGACCAGGTCATTGTCGAAGGTATAGTCAACGGACTGGGTCTTATCACTATGAGTATGGGCGAAGTGCTCAAATACTTACAAAATGGTCGCGCACAGTACTACGCTCTAGTTATATTTGCCGCTGTGGCTGGTATTGCCTGGATTGCTTACGTACTGCCACCCCACTAA
- a CDS encoding caspase family protein: MLQIKSLRLLKTSLTTALFAASCATAYASTQAIEGYLQNAYQATKARNFEQAHKLFDLALAESKQDRNKQGEATSLFGAALCYREEHQFAREETALKGAIDSTEGQSFSAMLLPKLYMQFGTCLADQYKLADAEIYFEKAQAAQARRGNTPYGDQELIDAAQANLYIKQGKYSEYIAKEQMLYNKGKANGVGDDKLIVYLSGIAFAQANLGQASESSATCDKAFARLKSINQQNSIVQASVCNTAGFNELQRGNYKAAQEFLESGKRIAQDNNFASGAIYDAIARNLAKAYLRQNQPALALPLAKASLKDQLTYFDLDSPDCLRTQIEIASIEGKLGNQAQALVTAQECVNKLENKLGSQHANMAEMWLLLAELEMANGKTASAQSHYQKALTILSKAIGQDNDRYKMFVARQNDFGATSNSIATNRGASSGSSPSSLQITDQGGSSNTPVADKWALVIGVSKFTNPSINLKYPAKDARDFYDFLINKQHFAKDHVGLLLDEKATRENICAMIGDKWLPRVAAPDDLVLIYISSHGSASTMDVGGLNYVVAHNTDVDSLYATGIPLQQLTQMVKSRVHSNRVVIILDACHSGAASADSKGLSVSRNYDAEAIAQGTGQLVLCSSSPAEVSWESKQYNNGVFTKRLMEALAKNGEKTSLSDAYSSLKESVQNEVLRDRGILQTPVLKSSWNGNDLFIGANPTKPRPGLTIPLLMSTNTGAKSLPVAAKASGIKTNQKTLKAK; the protein is encoded by the coding sequence ATGCTCCAAATTAAATCATTGCGTCTCTTAAAAACCAGTTTGACCACAGCCTTGTTTGCCGCAAGCTGTGCTACGGCCTATGCCTCGACTCAAGCTATCGAAGGCTATTTGCAAAATGCCTATCAAGCCACCAAAGCTCGCAATTTTGAACAAGCACACAAGCTCTTTGACCTCGCACTTGCCGAATCCAAGCAGGATAGAAACAAACAAGGCGAAGCAACAAGTCTCTTTGGCGCCGCCCTTTGTTATCGCGAAGAGCATCAATTTGCCCGGGAAGAGACAGCACTTAAAGGGGCGATAGATAGTACTGAAGGGCAAAGTTTTAGTGCCATGTTGCTGCCAAAACTTTATATGCAATTTGGCACTTGTCTGGCAGATCAATACAAACTTGCTGATGCCGAAATATATTTTGAAAAAGCGCAAGCAGCTCAGGCAAGACGGGGCAATACACCATATGGCGATCAGGAGCTAATAGACGCAGCTCAGGCTAACCTCTATATCAAGCAAGGCAAATACAGCGAATATATTGCCAAAGAACAAATGCTCTACAACAAAGGCAAAGCCAATGGCGTAGGCGATGACAAACTGATCGTCTACCTGAGCGGCATAGCCTTTGCTCAGGCCAATCTCGGTCAAGCCAGTGAGTCCAGTGCGACCTGCGACAAAGCCTTTGCCAGACTAAAGAGTATCAATCAACAAAACTCTATCGTGCAAGCGAGTGTCTGCAATACGGCAGGCTTTAACGAACTACAAAGAGGCAACTATAAAGCAGCTCAGGAATTTTTGGAAAGCGGAAAGCGTATAGCTCAGGACAATAATTTTGCAAGCGGCGCAATTTATGATGCAATCGCCCGCAATCTAGCAAAAGCCTATCTGCGGCAGAATCAACCAGCACTAGCCCTACCGCTGGCCAAGGCATCACTAAAAGATCAGCTCACATACTTTGATCTAGATAGCCCAGACTGCCTGCGCACACAAATCGAGATTGCCAGCATTGAAGGCAAATTGGGCAACCAGGCTCAAGCCCTTGTCACAGCACAAGAGTGTGTCAATAAGCTGGAGAATAAACTGGGCAGTCAACATGCAAACATGGCCGAGATGTGGCTCTTACTTGCCGAACTCGAAATGGCTAATGGCAAAACTGCTAGCGCCCAAAGTCACTATCAAAAAGCTCTGACAATATTGAGCAAGGCAATTGGACAGGACAACGATAGATACAAAATGTTTGTGGCAAGACAAAATGATTTTGGTGCAACTAGCAATAGTATTGCCACTAATCGTGGCGCTAGTAGTGGCAGCAGCCCAAGCTCCTTGCAAATCACCGACCAGGGCGGTAGTAGCAACACTCCTGTTGCCGACAAATGGGCTCTAGTTATAGGTGTGAGCAAATTTACCAATCCATCTATCAATCTCAAATATCCAGCTAAAGACGCCCGAGATTTTTATGACTTTTTGATCAACAAACAACACTTTGCAAAAGACCATGTTGGACTATTGCTGGACGAAAAGGCCACCAGAGAAAACATCTGCGCCATGATTGGTGACAAATGGCTGCCCAGAGTGGCCGCCCCTGACGACCTGGTACTTATTTATATCTCCAGTCACGGAAGCGCCTCAACTATGGACGTGGGTGGACTTAACTATGTTGTCGCCCACAATACAGATGTGGATAGTCTCTATGCCACTGGTATACCGCTGCAGCAACTGACTCAAATGGTCAAATCCAGAGTGCATAGCAATCGAGTCGTAATAATCCTCGACGCCTGTCATAGCGGCGCAGCATCAGCGGACTCCAAAGGACTCTCGGTCAGTCGCAATTATGACGCCGAAGCAATTGCCCAGGGCACTGGCCAACTAGTACTTTGCTCCAGCTCACCAGCAGAAGTCTCATGGGAATCAAAGCAATACAACAACGGCGTTTTTACAAAGAGATTGATGGAAGCACTAGCTAAAAACGGCGAAAAAACCAGCCTCTCTGATGCCTACAGCTCACTTAAAGAATCAGTCCAGAATGAAGTTTTGCGCGACCGCGGAATTTTGCAAACACCAGTGCTTAAATCCAGCTGGAATGGCAACGATTTATTCATCGGTGCCAATCCGACCAAACCAAGACCAGGGCTAACGATACCGCTACTAATGAGTACTAACACTGGGGCCAAATCATTACCTGTTGCAGCTAAAGCATCCGGTATAAAGACCAACCAAAAGACTCTAAAAGCAAAATAG
- a CDS encoding NADH-quinone oxidoreductase subunit M, whose translation MGRSKRAYAALKFLIYTFFGGVLMLAGLVYMYTQMGAGAGGVATFDMTQLSQMPQLLPKDVQIIACLGFFLAFIIKLPSFPVHTWLPDAHVEAPTPISMLLAGLLLKMGSYGLVRICLGFFPYFFIDYGPQVMALGAFNIVWAAAACLVQQDMKRIIALSSVSHMGFVLLGVASLSSAALNGAIFQMISHGVISALLFFLVGTVYERTHTRQLGEIGGGLAKQMPTLFYFWMLGCMANLGLPGLSGFVAEAAIFYGAFTSPMSQAIASSHMVQGWLVFAGLGVILTAAYMLWLIKRLFYGIELDKWKGHLTDATLNERVIAYSLSFSILALGIYPLMVTKYSQPLADQMAKDAKEHMSVSGVVAPTNIAKR comes from the coding sequence CTGGGGCGGTCCAAACGCGCCTATGCAGCGCTCAAGTTTTTGATATATACATTCTTTGGTGGCGTTTTGATGCTCGCCGGACTTGTATATATGTACACACAGATGGGTGCCGGAGCTGGCGGTGTCGCGACCTTCGACATGACACAGCTCTCACAAATGCCTCAGCTCTTGCCTAAAGACGTGCAGATTATTGCCTGCCTGGGCTTCTTCCTGGCATTCATTATCAAACTGCCTTCGTTCCCTGTACACACCTGGTTGCCTGACGCCCACGTCGAAGCCCCCACACCAATCTCCATGTTGCTAGCAGGACTCTTGCTCAAGATGGGTAGCTATGGTCTGGTACGTATATGTCTCGGATTTTTCCCGTACTTCTTTATAGATTACGGTCCGCAAGTAATGGCTCTGGGTGCTTTTAATATTGTCTGGGCGGCAGCAGCATGCCTGGTCCAACAAGATATGAAGCGCATCATCGCCCTATCGTCTGTAAGCCACATGGGCTTCGTGCTCCTTGGTGTAGCCTCGCTTTCATCGGCAGCCCTCAACGGTGCTATCTTCCAGATGATTTCACACGGTGTGATTTCAGCCCTTCTATTCTTCCTCGTCGGTACTGTCTACGAGCGTACACATACAAGACAGCTGGGTGAAATAGGCGGTGGTTTGGCTAAACAAATGCCAACACTGTTTTACTTCTGGATGCTTGGTTGTATGGCTAACCTGGGCTTGCCCGGACTATCTGGCTTCGTTGCTGAAGCAGCCATTTTTTATGGTGCGTTTACCTCACCCATGTCTCAAGCAATCGCTTCGAGCCATATGGTGCAAGGCTGGCTCGTCTTTGCTGGTCTCGGTGTGATTCTCACTGCCGCATATATGCTCTGGCTTATTAAACGCCTCTTTTACGGCATTGAGCTGGACAAATGGAAAGGTCATCTCACCGATGCCACTCTCAACGAAAGAGTCATTGCTTACAGTTTGTCGTTCTCAATCCTGGCTCTTGGCATTTATCCATTGATGGTGACCAAGTACTCTCAGCCACTTGCTGATCAGATGGCCAAGGATGCCAAAGAGCACATGAGTGTGTCGGGCGTAGTTGCTCCCACAAACATTGCCAAGCGCTAA
- a CDS encoding 2-oxoacid:acceptor oxidoreductase subunit alpha, whose amino-acid sequence MQEVTIGIAGAAGDGLDKSGDTLARTCGRLGLHVYAYNSYQSIIRGGHIWLKVRIGEEKVHSHGDALDVLVALNQDSIERHAGEVDKGGAVIFNSDKIKCDPSQVKEGVRILGLPMSKVTEEVVKEHGPLQAIMQNTVAVGAACFIAGIGLKDPGEVLADTFSHKGQKVIDLNVSLLKAGYEFAKANLTPLHEKWEFSRKKRPFITGNEAIALGAYAAGCKFYSAYPMTPASTILHWMASHAQKTGICVKQCEDELSVVCMAIGAGIAGARSMCATAGGGFALMTEAVGMAGIMEVPVVIVEVQRGGPSTGLPTKTEQADLFQVYGASQGEFPRLIVAPRDVADAYETTVDVFNIADKFQVPILFMSDLLLSEHPETVDPEVFNCDVKHDRGELVTEWNPETQGKFKRFKFTESGISPRVIPGTPGTAFVSATDEHDEESILISDMFTTQAMRRKIMEKRGRKIENLLKALPAPVLEGPADADVTLVTWGSTWGVATESLKLLADNGIKANLLNIKYIAPFHAEEVTAILSKAKKKISVEVNYTSQMARYIRSETGIKMDGHINKYDGEPIEPKFILEHVKRILAGKELALEVTEEEAKDLAYHYIRTHAMEKLRPSKFHMDSANGHGEPVWNIELTERATGKTAAHMKVGVSTGSTYSFQKVAAE is encoded by the coding sequence ATGCAGGAAGTCACTATTGGGATTGCTGGAGCCGCCGGTGACGGTCTGGACAAATCCGGCGATACCCTGGCTCGTACATGCGGCAGGCTTGGCCTCCACGTATACGCCTATAACAGTTATCAATCCATCATTCGTGGTGGACACATCTGGCTCAAAGTGAGAATCGGTGAAGAAAAAGTTCATTCTCATGGTGATGCCTTAGACGTACTCGTTGCACTTAATCAAGACTCCATCGAGCGTCATGCCGGTGAAGTGGATAAGGGCGGCGCAGTCATATTTAACTCTGACAAGATCAAATGCGATCCCAGTCAGGTCAAAGAAGGCGTACGTATCCTTGGTTTGCCAATGAGCAAAGTAACCGAGGAAGTAGTCAAAGAGCACGGACCGCTCCAAGCGATCATGCAAAACACAGTGGCAGTTGGTGCCGCATGCTTTATCGCTGGTATTGGTCTCAAGGACCCAGGCGAAGTATTGGCTGACACTTTTAGCCACAAAGGCCAGAAGGTCATTGATCTCAACGTTAGCTTGCTCAAAGCTGGCTATGAGTTTGCCAAAGCCAATCTAACTCCTCTGCATGAGAAGTGGGAATTCAGCCGTAAAAAACGTCCCTTTATCACTGGCAACGAAGCTATCGCTCTTGGTGCCTATGCTGCTGGATGTAAGTTTTACAGCGCTTATCCCATGACCCCTGCTTCCACAATTTTGCACTGGATGGCAAGCCACGCTCAAAAGACTGGCATTTGCGTCAAACAGTGTGAAGACGAACTCTCTGTAGTCTGCATGGCCATTGGTGCTGGTATCGCTGGAGCACGCTCTATGTGTGCAACCGCCGGTGGTGGTTTTGCTCTGATGACCGAAGCAGTTGGTATGGCTGGCATTATGGAAGTGCCAGTAGTTATAGTTGAAGTACAGCGCGGTGGTCCTTCCACCGGTTTGCCTACCAAGACTGAACAAGCTGACCTCTTCCAGGTTTATGGCGCATCACAAGGTGAGTTTCCTCGCTTGATTGTTGCTCCACGCGACGTAGCAGATGCCTACGAAACCACAGTTGATGTATTTAACATCGCTGATAAGTTCCAGGTGCCAATCTTGTTTATGTCTGATCTCTTGCTCTCTGAGCACCCCGAGACAGTCGACCCTGAAGTATTTAACTGCGATGTTAAGCACGACAGAGGAGAGCTTGTCACCGAGTGGAACCCAGAGACTCAAGGCAAATTTAAACGATTTAAGTTTACCGAATCAGGCATTAGCCCACGCGTTATCCCCGGTACTCCCGGTACAGCGTTTGTCTCAGCTACAGATGAGCACGACGAAGAATCTATCCTCATCTCCGATATGTTTACGACTCAAGCAATGCGTCGCAAAATCATGGAGAAACGTGGACGCAAGATTGAAAATCTCTTGAAGGCTCTACCAGCACCAGTACTTGAAGGACCAGCCGATGCTGATGTCACTCTTGTCACCTGGGGCTCCACATGGGGCGTAGCTACCGAATCCCTCAAGCTTCTTGCTGATAACGGTATCAAAGCTAACTTGCTCAATATCAAGTACATCGCTCCTTTCCATGCGGAAGAAGTGACTGCGATCCTGTCCAAGGCTAAGAAGAAGATTTCAGTCGAAGTCAACTACACAAGCCAAATGGCAAGATACATCAGATCCGAAACAGGCATCAAAATGGACGGTCATATCAACAAATATGATGGCGAACCTATTGAGCCTAAATTTATCCTCGAGCATGTCAAACGCATCCTTGCTGGTAAAGAATTGGCTCTGGAAGTCACTGAAGAAGAAGCCAAAGACCTGGCATATCACTACATCCGTACTCACGCCATGGAAAAACTCCGTCCATCGAAGTTTCACATGGATTCCGCCAATGGTCATGGCGAACCAGTCTGGAATATTGAATTGACCGAACGGGCCACCGGCAAAACCGCAGCACACATGAAAGTGGGTGTTTCAACCGGTTCTACTTACAGCTTCCAAAAAGTTGCTGCTGAATAG
- a CDS encoding ABC transporter ATP-binding protein: MSLITVQNLTKVYRRGKIKAVDNASFEVNAGEVFGLIGPNGAGKTTIFSCLLALNHPTSGEIEINGMSPFDLDVKPLLGFLPERPCYYRWMTIKQFLSYHHWLAGLPAAERDSAVKRVLSLVELDVDIKKRKVRELSRGMLQRLGFAQALIGRPKIFFLDEPTSGMDPLGFILIRKLLLQCKAEGMTIVLNSHHLHEVEKVCDRIAFIRKGKIEEVSAVAELSQIRQILIVSWLASNLAVETILKEVSSTTQCALIDTDGDTAKFSVDTNEKAADIIAALGTAGLRVFKSSFEKRELVDLFLSAPSVESGGAP; the protein is encoded by the coding sequence TTGTCTCTAATTACAGTACAAAATCTCACCAAGGTGTATCGTCGCGGCAAGATTAAAGCCGTTGATAATGCATCGTTTGAAGTCAATGCCGGTGAAGTCTTTGGACTTATCGGACCTAATGGTGCGGGCAAAACTACAATATTTAGCTGTTTGCTGGCACTCAATCATCCAACATCTGGAGAGATCGAGATAAACGGTATGTCGCCGTTTGATCTTGATGTAAAACCGCTGCTCGGCTTTTTGCCCGAGCGTCCCTGTTATTACCGCTGGATGACAATCAAACAATTCCTCAGTTATCATCACTGGCTAGCCGGGCTGCCCGCTGCCGAGCGCGATAGTGCGGTCAAACGCGTGCTCTCTTTAGTGGAGCTTGATGTCGACATCAAAAAGCGCAAAGTGCGAGAGCTGTCGCGCGGTATGCTGCAAAGACTGGGTTTTGCTCAGGCATTGATTGGTAGACCTAAAATATTCTTTTTGGATGAGCCCACCTCTGGTATGGACCCACTGGGCTTTATCTTGATTCGTAAATTGCTTTTGCAGTGCAAAGCAGAGGGCATGACCATAGTGCTTAACTCGCACCACTTACATGAAGTAGAAAAAGTCTGTGATCGCATTGCCTTTATACGTAAGGGCAAAATTGAGGAAGTTTCGGCGGTAGCCGAGCTATCGCAAATTAGACAGATACTGATTGTCAGTTGGCTCGCCTCTAATCTGGCGGTGGAGACAATCTTAAAGGAAGTCTCAAGTACTACTCAATGTGCTTTGATTGATACTGATGGTGATACCGCTAAATTTAGCGTCGATACTAACGAAAAAGCCGCCGATATAATTGCTGCTCTCGGTACCGCTGGTTTGCGTGTATTTAAATCGAGCTTCGAAAAACGTGAACTGGTCGATTTGTTTTTGTCTGCTCCATCTGTAGAGTCAGGCGGTGCCCCGTGA
- a CDS encoding VWA domain-containing protein produces MTNRPTKIGLIAAVMLALLLGVSNPVKAQYPMQAGANSTRLQGGAGNTTLQAGTGNTTLQAGTGNTTIQAGTGSSLLQTGVEREAGPTNILFIVDGSRSMLEPLGRDTQKMDAAKQVLQNAISRIPSDINLGLRVFGQGYQGGNPSMFGGGFGTAESECRNSALWVPLGRGNRRTIIEKVRQIKPYGMTPLAFAIEQAATSDFRTVTGSKVIILITDGADTCGGNPCKIIEQLPLYGIKIKVDVVGLSLKREPAARNQLNCIAEKSGGKYYDANTAADLIESVSQSVSKAIEGRIIVKPSQSGAGNINIETPPQLIPIEPQGGEDKVRP; encoded by the coding sequence ATGACTAATAGACCAACAAAAATTGGACTTATTGCGGCAGTCATGCTGGCTCTGTTGTTAGGGGTCTCAAATCCAGTCAAAGCACAGTATCCCATGCAAGCTGGCGCCAATAGCACAAGATTGCAGGGCGGTGCTGGCAATACGACTCTACAAGCCGGTACAGGTAATACCACTCTGCAAGCTGGCACCGGTAACACCACTATCCAGGCTGGTACTGGCTCATCACTTTTGCAGACCGGTGTTGAGCGTGAGGCCGGTCCCACCAATATTCTTTTTATCGTTGACGGGTCACGCAGTATGCTTGAGCCCCTGGGCCGCGATACTCAAAAAATGGATGCCGCCAAGCAAGTTTTGCAAAACGCTATATCCCGTATCCCCTCTGATATAAATTTGGGTTTGCGGGTCTTTGGTCAGGGCTATCAAGGCGGCAATCCATCTATGTTTGGTGGTGGCTTTGGTACTGCTGAGAGTGAGTGTCGCAATAGTGCTCTTTGGGTGCCTCTGGGGCGTGGTAATAGACGCACAATAATTGAAAAGGTCAGACAGATAAAGCCTTATGGTATGACACCACTGGCTTTTGCCATTGAGCAAGCGGCAACGAGCGATTTCCGTACTGTTACTGGTTCTAAGGTGATTATCTTAATCACTGATGGTGCTGATACATGCGGCGGCAATCCCTGCAAAATTATTGAGCAGCTGCCACTTTATGGTATTAAGATCAAAGTGGATGTAGTCGGACTGAGCCTCAAGCGCGAGCCCGCTGCCCGCAATCAGCTCAATTGTATTGCCGAAAAGTCCGGTGGCAAATATTACGATGCCAATACAGCCGCTGACTTGATTGAGAGTGTCTCGCAGAGCGTCAGTAAAGCAATCGAGGGGCGTATTATCGTCAAGCCCTCACAAAGTGGTGCCGGTAATATCAATATCGAGACGCCACCACAGCTGATACCAATTGAGCCGCAAGGTGGAGAAGATAAAGTAAGACCATAG
- a CDS encoding 2-oxoacid:ferredoxin oxidoreductase subunit beta, which produces MATVIELPVETFKGPVDPDWCPGCGDFGVLKGLQMAAAKLGIKPENMLVVSGIGCSSNLPGFIHSYGIHSLHGRSVPTATGAHLANTDLKTIITGGDGDGYGIGVGHLLHAMRRNLDVTYLVMDNQIYGLTTGQTSPTTGLGAKTKSTPQGNLESPLNPLALAITSGATFVARAFSGEQKHLAETIAAAIEHKGFSLVDIFSPCVTYNKINTYPFFKERVYKLEDENWDPTDFYKSIEKAFEWGDKIPLGVVYKKDMPTYEDGEVAFKKGPLVKQSTKADKELFKSFIDEMI; this is translated from the coding sequence ATGGCAACTGTAATAGAGCTTCCAGTCGAAACATTTAAAGGACCAGTCGATCCCGACTGGTGTCCAGGTTGTGGTGACTTTGGCGTCCTCAAAGGACTTCAAATGGCTGCCGCCAAACTCGGTATCAAACCAGAAAATATGCTGGTGGTATCAGGTATTGGTTGTAGCTCTAACCTCCCTGGTTTTATCCACTCATATGGTATCCACAGTTTGCACGGACGCTCCGTGCCGACTGCTACCGGCGCTCACTTAGCCAATACTGATCTCAAAACGATCATCACTGGTGGAGACGGCGACGGCTACGGTATCGGTGTTGGACACTTGCTCCACGCTATGCGCCGTAACCTGGATGTGACCTATCTGGTAATGGATAACCAAATTTATGGTTTGACCACTGGACAAACAAGTCCTACCACCGGTCTCGGTGCTAAGACAAAATCAACACCTCAGGGCAACCTGGAGTCTCCGCTCAATCCGTTAGCACTGGCCATTACATCTGGTGCTACTTTTGTTGCGCGTGCTTTCTCTGGTGAGCAAAAACATCTCGCTGAGACTATCGCTGCTGCTATCGAGCACAAAGGATTTTCTCTCGTAGATATCTTTAGCCCTTGCGTTACCTACAACAAGATCAATACCTATCCTTTCTTCAAAGAGCGTGTTTACAAGCTCGAAGACGAAAACTGGGATCCTACCGACTTCTACAAGAGCATTGAAAAAGCTTTTGAGTGGGGTGATAAGATTCCTCTGGGTGTTGTCTACAAAAAAGACATGCCTACCTACGAGGATGGCGAAGTGGCCTTCAAAAAAGGACCATTGGTCAAACAATCTACCAAAGCTGATAAAGAACTCTTCAAGAGCTTTATCGATGAGATGATCTAG